A window of the Desulfobacula toluolica Tol2 genome harbors these coding sequences:
- a CDS encoding type II toxin-antitoxin system RelE/ParE family toxin: MKEINFYRSESGKSPVEEFLDNLTAKQAKKVVWVLNMIEEHINVPSKYFKKMVNTDNLWEVRVNLGSNIFRILCFFDGSEIIILTHAIQKKTQKTPRQAIKIAEKRMKDYFKRKKL; this comes from the coding sequence ATGAAAGAAATTAATTTTTACAGGTCAGAGTCTGGAAAAAGCCCGGTTGAAGAATTTCTTGATAATTTAACCGCAAAACAGGCTAAGAAAGTTGTCTGGGTTTTGAATATGATCGAAGAGCATATTAATGTTCCTTCCAAATATTTTAAGAAAATGGTTAACACAGATAATCTTTGGGAAGTCAGGGTTAATTTGGGATCAAATATATTTCGAATCCTTTGTTTTTTTGATGGTTCTGAAATTATTATTTTAACTCATGCTATCCAGAAGAAGACTCAGAAAACTCCCAGACAGGCAATTAAAATTGCTGAGAAACGAATGAAGGACTATTTTAAGAGGAAAAAGTTATGA
- a CDS encoding helix-turn-helix domain-containing protein translates to MSDLQKYIKKRKKKDPEFAKDFDSGYEHFKIGVMLKQAREESGLTQEELASRLNTKKSAISRIENHAEDIKLSTLEKFANALGKRLRLEVA, encoded by the coding sequence ATGAGTGATCTCCAAAAGTATATAAAAAAAAGAAAAAAAAAGGACCCTGAATTTGCAAAAGATTTTGATTCTGGATATGAACATTTTAAAATCGGAGTAATGCTGAAACAGGCAAGAGAGGAGTCTGGCCTCACACAGGAAGAATTAGCCTCTCGTTTAAACACAAAAAAATCTGCGATTTCAAGGATTGAGAATCATGCTGAAGATATTAAATTGTCAACATTGGAGAAATTTGCAAACGCACTTGGGAAAAGGCTAAGACTGGAAGTTGCGTGA
- a CDS encoding ISNCY family transposase codes for MFKIEKIPSDNQIRNILDGVSPDNFYSVFSDCYSKIEESGHLGGYRFFQDCLLVAIDGTEYFRSSKIHCKNCTVTHHKNGKVSYSHKVLTPVITQPSSTTVIPLEPEFVIPQDGSKKQDCELNAAKRWIERNAHMADEKSIILGDDLFSREPFCKQLLLKGFHFILVCKPDSHKTLYEYLDGFIKSNDVSSISSRRWNGKYHEKIILRYFNNLPVKDGENVLHVNWADITITNTKTQETCYYNSFITDFIIDDSNVEQIIQAGRARWKVENENNNVLKTKGYHLEHNYGHGKKFLSSTLLTLNLLAFLSHIFLEFMDKTYFSVRKALSVRKIFFHDFKALTKYLYFDNWKHLINFMAEQLELNITDIKMNSG; via the coding sequence TTGTTCAAAATTGAAAAGATACCATCAGATAATCAAATCCGTAATATTTTAGATGGGGTCTCGCCCGATAATTTCTATTCTGTATTTTCAGATTGTTATTCAAAAATTGAAGAGTCCGGTCACTTGGGTGGATACAGGTTCTTTCAGGATTGCCTGTTGGTCGCAATTGATGGTACGGAGTACTTCAGATCTTCCAAAATACATTGTAAAAATTGTACGGTTACACATCATAAGAACGGTAAAGTGTCATATTCTCATAAAGTGCTGACACCTGTTATAACACAGCCTAGCAGCACAACAGTGATACCGCTTGAGCCTGAATTTGTTATTCCCCAAGATGGTTCAAAAAAACAAGATTGTGAACTTAATGCTGCCAAAAGATGGATTGAGAGAAATGCCCATATGGCGGATGAAAAATCTATTATTTTAGGGGATGATCTTTTTTCAAGAGAGCCGTTTTGCAAACAATTGCTTCTTAAAGGGTTCCATTTCATATTAGTTTGTAAGCCGGATTCACACAAGACTCTCTATGAATATTTAGATGGTTTTATCAAAAGCAATGATGTCTCATCTATTTCCAGCAGGCGTTGGAATGGGAAATACCATGAAAAAATAATTCTTCGTTACTTTAATAACTTACCTGTTAAAGATGGAGAAAATGTTCTCCATGTTAATTGGGCAGACATTACCATAACCAACACAAAGACGCAGGAAACCTGTTATTATAATTCATTCATTACAGATTTCATTATAGACGACTCAAACGTTGAACAAATAATTCAAGCGGGAAGAGCGCGTTGGAAAGTTGAAAATGAAAATAATAACGTTCTTAAAACCAAAGGATATCATCTTGAACATAATTATGGTCATGGGAAAAAATTTTTATCTTCTACATTATTAACTCTGAATCTTTTGGCATTTTTAAGCCATATTTTCCTGGAATTTATGGATAAAACATATTTTTCAGTCCGAAAAGCACTTTCCGTAAGAAAAATTTTTTTTCATGATTTTAAAGCATTAACAAAGTACTTGTATTTTGATAACTGGAAGCATTTGATAAACTTTATGGCAGAACAGCTTGAATTGAATATAACTGATATTAAAATGAATTCCGGTTAA
- a CDS encoding autotransporter outer membrane beta-barrel domain-containing protein, whose translation MTRFLRYWSMVSVLLLITQSTGATTIMPDGQAASSSYFQGKNGDDGGFRIYEFYGRGENGGSGEAGGVMSQSLDDNDFQTHNATGFRVESVGGKGGDGGTGGGLAYAIGGDGGLGGNGSDIQIDSSAGFLTNTGIGIYGSSHGGDGGDGGDGYGAYGKGGDGGSGGKGGTVAITQNGDGREIVTSGEKAYGIFAQSLGGHGGAGGAGGGVWGTGGAGSDAGCGGSVSVTTHGGNIVTQDTSSHGIYAQSTGGFSGSGGFGAGLTGYGADSHSVGNGGAVTVENYGQSTEGITTHGETSDAIRAQSTGAGGGSAGTSIGLTALGGSGGSGGNGGDVSVTNNLQTLEAAGSSSHGIYAQSTGGGGGGSHPSVGLESIGGSGSAAGNGGGVTVENAGDITSTSNGIYAQSLGGGGGKGGLAVGGLVSIGGSGDSGGSGGSVTVNDTGNIETSEDDADGIYAESLGGGGGNGGGAVTGGLGLNVAIGGSGSVGGSGGDVTVSVENAEIGTAGKRSDGIFAQSMGGGGGAGGFSVDANVYVGASLALGGSGGSGGSASTVQTNLVNTNIFTASSKSHGIFAQSLGGGGGKGGFDISASAGLANVAFGLGGSGGDGGSGGDVTVGISRGESENAIVTLGTSSVGILAKSVGGGGGDGGFSVAGSGGMGAISVSLGGTGGGGGKGSSVTLTNDNGVNTFGDHSTAIEVESTGGGGGRGGFSVAGDFAYSQAGAGGGIAVGIGGSGGDGGDGGTVNLTNSGAVSTWGTSAPGVLAASEGGGGGNGGFSVAGTVNIGIDAAVNVGVGVSVGGSGGGGGNGDDVTLNNTGAVGTIGDHSTGIEAKSTGGGGGRGGFSVAGDLSCTASSNSGAAITAAVSVGGSGGDGGDGGTVNLTTSTGGIGTNGAHSTGIMAHSEGGGGGHGGFSVSGALALGAGTSSGVASVSVGGSGGGGGNGGAVTLTTDNTVATSGSDAYGILADSVGGGGGKGGFSVAGGANMTYAEKATLTVGGSDGGSGGGGGDGGSVSFTNDGTVTTTGDNAVGIAASSVGGGGGNGGFSVDGNLVFNTLNYGIVSGSAGVSVGGSGGDGGNGGNVTFTNQGDVTTSGLNAVGILAQSTSDGGGNAGFSVSGGLSAVLSGAYTKPPNAYVSVGGSGGNGGDAGTVTLDNSGTVTTAGDSAQGILAQSTGGGGGNAAFSIAGSGNFGGFGAISVVVGGSGGAGATAAGVQVTNSGSIITRGNSSAGIQAESVGGGGGSGGFSGALSIGKKAALGASIGGFGGEGNTASFVTVDNSGVIVTQGDESEGILAQSNGGGGGKGGIGASLTIATESAKLGKIPLSNLSLSIGGNGEKGGDSVNDPTTQLAVRVNSTGSSITTSGYQSDGILAQSLGGGGGKGGFSLSLAGGTDDYSFADVPKLNLGCKGGGGGKGGAVRVDNTSSISTDGESAAGILAQSVGGGGGKGGTRINGDFSINGEGMGFGLGASGQNGAGGGDADAVTVDDHLAAGAADKFINTTGLNADGIFAQSLGCGGGTGGWSMSAGNKDRSSFLPAMGLAFGGNGGAGGAAGQVEVSTASHIVTEGDNAHGIFAQSTGGGGGNGGVAIGVNLSSINSKLGVGGLSVAMGGSGGSGGPGDAVTVTNSGSGIGTQGNSSTGILAQSVGGGGGNGGGSLAIGVGAGAAGPSLSLAMGGSGGNGSTAGSVTVTSSSSVTTGLTTSSAFTSGNDADGITAQSVGGGGGNGGFSINAMVNMGNAPLGATLAIGGSGGSGSTAGAVAVTSTGANIRTLGDRSRGIFAQSVGGGGGNGGFSLGAGISTVSQVSLNCGGDGGDGADAGAVSITNNSTISTGFGDLNGFGRDSAGIQAQSIGNGGGNGGFSISGAISMLNASGEGSAMACGGSGGGSGSGSDVTVNNNGADITTMGDRSAGIEAQSIGGGGGHGGFSFSSLEISDELTLTSGGSDGASGDGGNVNVTSASRIYTKGDDATGILAQSIGAGGGVTGVNINGDMSGGSSTSVLLGAAGTGSGKGYSASVVNNGLINTKGNRASGIIAQSIGGGGGIGWVGVTGSVQSTDAALTLGGRGSSGDGDSVSVMNNGVISVAGIGSCGVLAQSIGGGGGLGSNDALASTSGITIGGSTSPLGDGLPVANPWYHGVTPLWRPTSASGDGLPVAVTNQKPITTSGDGGYGIIAQSIGGGGGFASASDAFAVSGLQTTMPEGDGSNTGNGDTVTIDNSGQVSTSGSGACGIFAQSIGGGGGLNAASGAAGSAGGAGSGEALHLTNSGTVTTTGAYAHGIFAQSAGGTGHGFTVGVTNSGTITVSGTGAHAIYAESSGQSGESFILISNMPGGTLVGAPDGTAPIRLSGGIQNQILNSGTITSYGALIEGDESTFINSEMGTLNGRSFPGNLTNHGTINPGNSPGDLSVTGSYKQSHLGILVTELFSPDVYDRIVVDGTPGTAVLDGALAPVAYDGFKPRCNHVFSGIVTADGGISGTFSRIVDQQFTPTLSWETRYLPNSVDLFVKRSYTNPELGLNDNQQAIAAVLDEWSWVANGDLDSVLNAIDYLPDSGSVRNAFKQISPEKAEAPATLALAGAAFQMLRQAREIKELRFGGPQTAAPGSTRSSLAVIARQSEGLTQAFDASRLAGLAGEKSPQDPGNQSGFYIYPFLTLGSRDSTVNRTGFDYSTVGFNTGVYRWLQDDLLLGVSAEYGHTGSRFTENGGDIEADVFPLSVYAAYMPESFYAYGSLGYALNFFSMERKMRFGDLYRTANSTTSGHQINTYGEVGYDFKFRSAVFTPMVSLAYSHLWMNGFSESGAGELDLNVDSQEVDSLQSSVGLKIAAVLNHGPVNIIPQLYAAYKHEFADGSRPLAADLGQTGAALHIRTDASDDDFAVVGTGIDIISDKHYRVALDFNAEVGRSDSNAQSFFAGVQWEF comes from the coding sequence ATGACTCGATTTCTGCGGTATTGGTCAATGGTAAGCGTACTCCTTCTGATTACTCAGTCAACCGGCGCCACTACCATCATGCCGGATGGTCAAGCCGCATCAAGCAGCTATTTTCAAGGAAAAAACGGCGATGATGGAGGTTTCAGGATCTATGAGTTTTATGGCCGAGGTGAAAATGGCGGCAGCGGTGAAGCAGGGGGGGTGATGAGCCAGAGCCTGGACGACAATGACTTCCAAACGCACAATGCCACGGGCTTCCGTGTAGAGAGTGTCGGCGGCAAAGGAGGCGACGGAGGAACAGGAGGGGGACTGGCCTATGCCATCGGCGGTGACGGCGGATTGGGAGGCAACGGCAGCGATATCCAAATTGACAGTTCCGCCGGTTTCCTCACGAATACAGGCATCGGCATCTATGGATCAAGCCACGGCGGCGACGGCGGCGACGGCGGCGACGGGTACGGCGCCTACGGCAAAGGTGGTGACGGCGGATCGGGAGGCAAAGGCGGAACGGTTGCCATCACCCAAAATGGTGACGGGCGAGAAATTGTGACCTCAGGTGAGAAGGCTTACGGCATCTTTGCCCAAAGTCTGGGCGGACATGGCGGCGCGGGCGGTGCGGGCGGCGGCGTATGGGGCACCGGAGGTGCCGGCAGCGACGCCGGCTGCGGCGGGAGCGTGTCCGTAACCACCCATGGCGGTAACATTGTCACCCAGGACACATCTTCCCATGGCATCTACGCACAGAGCACCGGGGGTTTCAGCGGGAGCGGCGGTTTCGGTGCCGGGTTGACAGGGTATGGTGCCGATTCCCACAGCGTCGGCAACGGTGGTGCCGTTACTGTGGAGAACTATGGCCAGAGCACCGAAGGGATTACCACCCACGGGGAAACCTCGGATGCCATTCGAGCCCAGAGTACCGGGGCGGGCGGCGGCAGCGCCGGCACCAGCATCGGGCTGACCGCTCTGGGCGGCTCCGGGGGCAGTGGCGGCAATGGCGGCGATGTCTCCGTCACCAACAACCTTCAGACGCTTGAGGCTGCCGGCTCCTCTTCCCACGGCATTTATGCCCAGAGTACAGGGGGGGGTGGTGGGGGTTCCCATCCTTCAGTTGGTCTGGAGTCCATCGGCGGCAGCGGCAGTGCAGCGGGCAACGGCGGTGGTGTAACCGTAGAGAATGCCGGAGACATCACTTCCACGTCCAACGGCATTTATGCGCAGAGTCTTGGCGGTGGCGGCGGCAAGGGCGGCTTGGCGGTGGGGGGCCTCGTTTCCATCGGCGGCTCCGGAGACAGCGGCGGCAGCGGCGGGTCTGTTACGGTCAACGACACCGGAAATATCGAGACTTCCGAAGATGACGCTGATGGCATCTACGCAGAAAGTCTCGGCGGCGGCGGCGGCAATGGCGGCGGTGCCGTCACCGGCGGCCTGGGTCTGAACGTGGCGATCGGAGGATCGGGCAGCGTTGGCGGGAGCGGCGGCGACGTTACCGTCTCTGTGGAGAATGCGGAAATCGGTACTGCGGGAAAACGTTCCGACGGGATTTTCGCTCAAAGCATGGGCGGCGGCGGTGGTGCCGGGGGGTTTTCCGTGGATGCCAATGTTTATGTGGGGGCCTCTCTCGCTCTGGGCGGTTCCGGCGGTAGTGGCGGCAGCGCATCGACTGTTCAGACCAATCTGGTCAACACCAACATCTTCACGGCAAGCTCCAAATCCCACGGCATCTTTGCCCAGAGTCTCGGTGGCGGCGGCGGTAAGGGTGGCTTTGACATCAGTGCTTCTGCGGGGCTGGCGAATGTCGCCTTCGGGCTGGGCGGCAGCGGCGGCGACGGCGGTAGCGGCGGTGACGTGACGGTTGGGATATCCCGGGGCGAGAGCGAAAATGCCATCGTCACCCTTGGTACGAGTTCCGTGGGTATCTTAGCCAAAAGTGTCGGCGGCGGCGGCGGCGACGGTGGTTTTTCCGTGGCCGGCAGCGGGGGTATGGGCGCGATCAGCGTTAGTTTGGGCGGCACGGGTGGCGGCGGCGGCAAGGGCTCCAGTGTGACGCTGACCAATGACAACGGGGTGAATACGTTTGGTGATCACTCCACTGCCATCGAGGTGGAAAGCACGGGCGGCGGCGGCGGTCGGGGTGGCTTCAGTGTCGCCGGAGATTTTGCCTACAGTCAGGCGGGTGCCGGCGGGGGAATCGCCGTCGGCATAGGCGGCAGCGGCGGTGACGGCGGCGACGGCGGTACGGTCAACCTGACCAATTCGGGAGCAGTGAGTACGTGGGGCACCAGCGCCCCGGGCGTATTGGCGGCGAGTGAGGGCGGTGGCGGCGGTAACGGCGGTTTCAGTGTCGCCGGGACAGTGAACATCGGCATCGATGCGGCTGTAAACGTCGGCGTGGGGGTGAGCGTTGGCGGCTCAGGCGGCGGCGGAGGCAACGGCGACGACGTCACCCTCAACAACACGGGCGCGGTGGGCACGATCGGTGATCATTCCACCGGCATTGAGGCAAAGAGCACGGGCGGCGGCGGTGGCCGGGGCGGCTTCAGCGTTGCCGGTGATCTGTCTTGTACGGCCAGCAGCAATAGTGGCGCGGCGATCACGGCGGCGGTAAGCGTCGGCGGTTCCGGCGGCGACGGCGGCGACGGCGGCACGGTCAACCTGACCACTTCGACCGGGGGGATTGGCACAAACGGCGCTCACTCTACAGGTATCATGGCACACAGTGAAGGCGGGGGTGGAGGTCACGGCGGCTTTTCAGTGAGCGGTGCCCTGGCGCTGGGAGCAGGTACATCGAGCGGCGTGGCTTCGGTGAGCGTGGGCGGTAGCGGCGGCGGCGGCGGCAATGGTGGCGCCGTCACACTTACCACCGACAATACGGTCGCCACCAGCGGAAGCGATGCCTATGGCATCCTGGCCGATAGCGTGGGCGGCGGCGGCGGCAAGGGCGGCTTCTCTGTGGCCGGCGGTGCCAATATGACGTACGCCGAAAAAGCAACCCTGACTGTAGGTGGCAGCGACGGCGGCTCGGGTGGTGGAGGCGGCGACGGCGGATCTGTATCCTTTACCAATGATGGCACGGTAACTACCACGGGAGACAATGCAGTGGGAATAGCGGCATCGAGCGTCGGCGGCGGCGGCGGCAATGGGGGATTCTCGGTGGACGGCAACCTGGTTTTCAATACCTTGAACTATGGTATCGTTTCAGGCTCAGCAGGCGTCAGTGTGGGGGGCAGCGGCGGCGACGGGGGCAATGGCGGGAATGTCACTTTTACCAACCAGGGGGACGTTACTACTTCGGGATTAAACGCGGTCGGCATTCTGGCTCAGAGCACCAGCGACGGCGGCGGTAACGCCGGCTTCTCCGTGTCCGGCGGTCTTTCCGCGGTTCTAAGCGGTGCATACACGAAACCCCCGAATGCCTATGTGAGCGTGGGCGGGAGCGGCGGCAACGGCGGCGATGCCGGGACCGTGACGCTCGATAATTCGGGAACCGTCACCACTGCGGGGGATTCCGCCCAGGGCATCCTGGCCCAGAGCACGGGCGGCGGTGGGGGGAACGCGGCCTTCAGTATTGCCGGGAGTGGAAATTTTGGCGGTTTCGGCGCCATCAGTGTCGTTGTCGGCGGCAGCGGCGGTGCGGGCGCCACGGCCGCAGGCGTTCAGGTGACGAATTCCGGCTCCATTATCACACGAGGGAATTCCTCCGCCGGAATACAGGCGGAAAGCGTGGGCGGGGGCGGGGGCAGTGGCGGCTTCAGCGGCGCCCTGTCCATCGGGAAGAAAGCGGCGCTGGGCGCCTCGATAGGTGGATTTGGGGGAGAGGGCAATACCGCCTCCTTCGTAACGGTCGATAACAGCGGCGTTATCGTAACTCAGGGAGACGAATCCGAGGGTATCCTGGCACAGAGCAACGGAGGCGGAGGCGGCAAGGGCGGGATTGGCGCATCCCTCACCATTGCAACGGAGAGCGCGAAGCTGGGCAAAATCCCCCTCTCCAATCTCAGTCTGTCCATCGGGGGCAACGGCGAGAAAGGCGGCGACAGCGTAAACGATCCCACCACGCAACTGGCGGTTCGGGTGAACTCCACCGGCTCCTCGATTACCACCTCGGGTTACCAGTCCGACGGCATCCTGGCCCAGAGCCTGGGCGGCGGCGGCGGCAAGGGTGGTTTCAGCTTGAGCCTGGCAGGCGGGACCGATGATTACTCCTTTGCGGATGTCCCCAAATTAAACCTGGGTTGCAAGGGGGGAGGCGGCGGCAAGGGCGGCGCCGTGCGGGTTGACAATACCAGCAGCATCTCGACGGATGGTGAATCCGCAGCGGGCATTCTCGCACAGAGTGTGGGCGGTGGCGGCGGCAAGGGCGGAACCCGCATCAACGGCGATTTTTCGATAAACGGAGAGGGCATGGGTTTTGGTCTGGGAGCCTCGGGACAAAACGGCGCCGGCGGCGGCGATGCCGATGCTGTGACCGTGGATGACCACCTGGCCGCGGGAGCGGCCGACAAGTTCATCAATACTACCGGTTTGAATGCCGACGGCATCTTCGCGCAGAGCTTGGGATGTGGCGGCGGCACAGGGGGATGGAGCATGTCGGCCGGCAATAAGGACAGATCCTCCTTTCTGCCTGCAATGGGACTGGCTTTTGGCGGCAACGGGGGTGCGGGCGGCGCGGCCGGACAGGTGGAAGTGTCCACGGCAAGCCACATCGTAACGGAAGGGGACAACGCCCACGGTATTTTCGCCCAAAGTACCGGCGGCGGCGGCGGTAACGGCGGGGTCGCCATCGGGGTCAACCTCTCTTCCATAAACAGCAAATTAGGCGTGGGAGGATTATCCGTGGCAATGGGTGGCAGCGGCGGCAGCGGCGGCCCGGGCGACGCTGTTACCGTCACCAACAGCGGTTCGGGAATCGGAACCCAGGGTAACTCATCGACGGGAATTCTGGCCCAAAGCGTCGGCGGCGGGGGCGGCAACGGCGGAGGTTCCCTCGCCATCGGGGTGGGGGCTGGGGCGGCCGGACCCTCCCTGAGTCTGGCCATGGGCGGCAGCGGCGGCAACGGCAGCACCGCCGGGTCGGTGACCGTTACCAGTTCGAGTTCCGTCACCACGGGTCTGACGACCTCCAGCGCGTTCACTTCGGGCAACGACGCCGACGGCATTACGGCCCAAAGCGTTGGGGGGGGCGGCGGCAACGGGGGGTTCAGCATCAACGCCATGGTCAATATGGGCAATGCGCCGCTGGGCGCCACCCTTGCTATCGGCGGTTCCGGGGGGAGCGGCAGTACCGCAGGGGCGGTAGCGGTTACCAGCACTGGCGCAAATATCAGAACCCTGGGTGATCGTTCCCGCGGCATTTTTGCACAGAGTGTCGGCGGGGGCGGTGGCAACGGCGGCTTCAGTCTTGGAGCCGGAATCAGCACAGTGTCGCAGGTGTCCTTGAACTGCGGCGGGGACGGCGGCGACGGCGCCGATGCCGGGGCCGTCTCGATAACCAACAACAGTACCATCAGCACCGGCTTTGGGGATCTTAACGGCTTCGGTCGCGACTCCGCCGGCATTCAGGCGCAAAGCATCGGCAACGGCGGGGGCAACGGCGGTTTCAGTATCTCGGGCGCAATCAGCATGCTGAACGCAAGCGGTGAAGGGTCGGCCATGGCCTGCGGCGGCAGCGGCGGGGGCAGTGGGAGCGGCAGTGATGTGACGGTCAACAACAATGGGGCTGACATCACCACCATGGGAGACCGTTCGGCCGGCATCGAAGCGCAAAGTATTGGCGGGGGCGGTGGGCATGGTGGTTTCAGCTTCAGCTCCCTGGAGATCTCCGATGAGTTGACGCTGACCTCGGGCGGCAGTGACGGTGCCAGCGGCGACGGAGGAAATGTAAATGTGACAAGCGCTTCCCGTATTTATACTAAAGGGGATGACGCGACCGGAATCCTGGCCCAAAGTATCGGGGCGGGGGGAGGCGTCACCGGGGTTAACATAAATGGAGACATGAGCGGTGGATCCTCAACAAGTGTCTTATTGGGTGCTGCCGGGACTGGAAGCGGCAAGGGCTATAGCGCTTCCGTGGTGAACAACGGCTTGATCAACACCAAGGGGAATCGTGCTTCCGGCATTATCGCCCAGAGTATCGGCGGCGGCGGCGGGATCGGCTGGGTCGGCGTCACCGGGAGCGTACAGTCGACCGATGCCGCCCTCACCCTTGGCGGTCGGGGCAGCAGCGGCGACGGCGATTCCGTCAGCGTCATGAACAACGGTGTCATATCGGTTGCAGGTATCGGCTCCTGCGGCGTATTGGCCCAGAGTATCGGCGGCGGCGGCGGCCTGGGGAGCAATGATGCGCTCGCATCCACGAGCGGCATAACCATCGGCGGGTCCACCTCGCCATTGGGCGACGGCCTGCCAGTAGCGAACCCATGGTATCATGGAGTGACGCCCCTGTGGAGGCCCACCTCGGCATCGGGCGACGGCCTGCCAGTAGCGGTCACCAATCAAAAACCGATCACGACGAGCGGTGACGGCGGTTACGGCATCATCGCCCAGAGCATCGGCGGCGGTGGTGGTTTTGCCTCCGCATCCGATGCATTCGCCGTCAGCGGACTCCAGACGACCATGCCGGAAGGCGACGGCAGCAATACAGGGAATGGAGACACGGTAACCATTGACAATTCCGGCCAGGTCTCCACCAGCGGCAGCGGGGCCTGTGGCATCTTCGCCCAGAGCATCGGTGGCGGCGGTGGTCTGAATGCCGCTTCCGGCGCTGCCGGCAGCGCCGGAGGCGCGGGATCTGGCGAAGCCCTCCACCTCACCAATTCCGGCACCGTTACCACCACCGGCGCCTATGCCCACGGCATTTTCGCTCAGAGCGCCGGCGGCACCGGCCACGGCTTCACGGTGGGTGTAACAAACAGCGGCACCATAACGGTTTCAGGGACCGGAGCACATGCGATCTATGCCGAAAGCAGCGGCCAATCCGGAGAAAGTTTCATATTAATCAGTAATATGCCCGGCGGCACACTGGTGGGCGCGCCCGACGGCACGGCGCCCATTCGCCTGAGCGGAGGAATTCAGAACCAGATTCTGAATTCCGGAACCATCACCTCCTACGGGGCACTGATCGAGGGAGACGAAAGCACTTTCATCAACTCCGAAATGGGCACGTTAAACGGGAGAAGTTTTCCCGGCAACTTAACAAACCACGGCACGATCAATCCCGGCAATTCTCCCGGCGACCTCTCCGTAACCGGCAGTTACAAGCAATCCCACCTGGGTATTCTGGTCACGGAACTCTTCTCTCCCGACGTCTATGACCGAATTGTCGTCGACGGCACCCCCGGCACCGCCGTTCTGGATGGCGCTCTGGCCCCCGTCGCCTATGACGGCTTCAAACCCCGCTGCAATCATGTATTCTCCGGGATCGTCACCGCCGACGGTGGCATTTCCGGGACTTTCAGTCGGATTGTCGATCAGCAATTCACCCCCACCCTGTCCTGGGAGACCCGGTATCTTCCCAACAGCGTCGACCTTTTTGTGAAGCGCTCCTATACAAATCCCGAACTGGGGTTAAACGACAATCAGCAGGCAATCGCAGCTGTGCTTGATGAGTGGTCCTGGGTTGCCAACGGCGATCTGGACAGCGTCCTGAACGCGATTGACTATCTTCCCGACAGCGGAAGCGTCAGGAACGCCTTCAAGCAGATATCGCCGGAAAAAGCAGAGGCGCCCGCCACGCTCGCCCTTGCCGGAGCCGCCTTCCAGATGCTCCGCCAGGCCCGCGAGATCAAGGAGTTGCGTTTCGGCGGCCCGCAGACCGCAGCGCCGGGCAGCACGCGGTCGTCCCTTGCCGTGATCGCCCGTCAGTCCGAAGGTCTGACTCAGGCTTTTGATGCATCGCGTCTTGCCGGACTGGCCGGAGAGAAATCACCGCAGGACCCCGGCAATCAAAGTGGCTTTTACATCTATCCGTTCCTGACCCTGGGGTCACGGGATTCAACGGTGAACCGGACAGGGTTTGACTATTCCACCGTCGGCTTCAACACGGGCGTCTACCGCTGGCTGCAGGACGACCTGCTCCTGGGCGTGTCGGCCGAATACGGTCATACCGGATCGCGTTTCACGGAAAACGGCGGCGACATTGAGGCCGACGTTTTTCCCCTGTCGGTCTATGCGGCCTATATGCCGGAATCGTTTTACGCATACGGCTCACTGGGTTACGCCTTGAACTTTTTCAGCATGGAAAGAAAAATGCGTTTCGGCGACCTGTACCGCACGGCAAACAGCACAACCTCCGGGCACCAGATCAACACCTACGGGGAGGTGGGCTATGATTTCAAATTCAGGTCCGCGGTATTCACCCCGATGGTCTCCCTGGCTTACTCCCACCTGTGGATGAACGGCTTCAGCGAAAGCGGCGCCGGGGAGCTGGACCTGAATGTGGACTCGCAGGAGGTCGACTCCCTGCAATCGAGCGTGGGCTTAAAAATTGCTGCAGTGCTCAACCACGGCCCGGTCAACATCATCCCCCAACTCTACGCTGCCTACAAGCACGAATTTGCCGATGGTAGTCGACCCCTCGCTGCCGATCTCGGCCAAACCGGAGCAGCCTTGCATATTCGAACCGACGCGTCCGACGATGATTTCGCCGTGGTGGGTACGGGCATAGACATCATCAGCGATAAGCATTATCGGGTGGCGCTCGACTTCAACGCCGAGGTGGGCCGATCCGATTCCAACGCCCAATCGTTCTTTGCCGGGGTGCAGTGGGAGTTTTAA